The window AGATTCCCAAAGACGACCGCGGCAGCGACATCGAAGTCACCGAAGAAAACGGCGAGGAAGGCGCTGACGAACACGGCGGCGTGTCGTCCGACACCGGCGCACCAGACGACGAGGGCGACGACTGAGACGCCCGACCCAGAGTTCAGACGCTACTTCTCTCTCGATTCTCCGTCACCGTCGAGTGTCATCCCGTCGACCACCGCGAACGACTCGTCCCCGTCGAATCGGCGGGGGTCGAACTGCTGTGGGAGCGGTTCGTCTGCTGTCCCGAGAACCGCGTCTCCGAGGAGTTCGCCAATCGCCGGTGCCCACATGAAGCCGTGGCCGTGCCATCCCGCGGCGACGTAGAGGCCATCGGCGACTGCACCGACGAGAGGATTTCGGTCAGGCGTGGCCCCGCAAAGGCCGGCCCACGCGCGTTCGACCGTCGGTTCCGTCTTCGTCCGGTGTGAAGTCGCCGTGAGCGACTCGCGGACGAACCAGTCGTCGGCAGTCGCATCCCAGTCCATCGGGTCTGCTTCGACGGGTTCGACACCATCGCCTGCGAGGACACCCGCCGGGTGGGGACGGAGGTACGATTCGTTTGTCGCGTCGTAGACGGTTGGGCCGTCGTACTCGCACTCGCCGACGAGCGCCTGCACGCGGTACGGTTTGAGCGCGATTGGATAGCCGGCGTCGGCGAGGAGACGGCGCGAGTGAACGCCTGCGGCGACGACGACGGCGTCGAAGCGCGCAGTTACCACGTCGTCGATGGCGACGCCCGGCGGGTCGGCACGAACCGACACCGCGTCGCCGAGGCGGAACTCTACGCCGGCGTCTTCGCACCTCTCGACGAACAGGTCGACGTACGCCCCGGGGTCGGCCCACCCAGCGTTCTCGGCGACGCCCGCGAGGGTGACGTCGTCGGTCTGGATGGGAAATCGCTCCCCGAGTTCGTCGGCAGTGACCGTCGAAACGTCGCGGCCGTGGACCTGCATGCGTTCGACTGCCTCCCGGAGTGCGGACGCCGACGCGTCGTCTCCGGTCCGAGCGAGGAAGACGTAGGGAGTCTCGTGGAAGACGAACGCTCGGTCTCCCGACAGTGAGCGAAACCGGGCCATCGCGCGGTCGGCGACAGACACGTCGATGTCTTCGGCGTAGGCGTCGTAACAGATGCCCGCCGCACGACCCGTCATCCCCGCCCCGGGCGTGTCTCGTTCGAAGAGGGTGACCCGCGCGCCGTTCGCTGCGAGGTCGGCGGCAACGGTCAGACCGACCGCACCCGCGCCGACGACGGCGACTCGTTCGGGAGACTGCATACCCCGCGCTGGGTCGTGATACTACTTGAAAGAACGGGAAAAACCGAATCGAGGAGGCGTCTCGCTTACTCCGCGAACTCGTCGACGCCGCGTGCGGGATAGCCGACGACGAGGTCGACACCGACGTCACGGAGGTCGTCGATACGGTGGCGAACGTCCGTCACCGACCCGATGAGTGCGTAGTCACGGGCGGCTTTGAGGAGGACCTCTCGCGCGCGACCCTTGGCGGACGAGTCTGTGGGTGCGTCGTCCGGGAGTGCCCGCGCGACGGGACGTCGCCGGGAGATGTAGGCCCCGACGGCGTCGAGAATCTCGTCGTCGTCGTCAGTCAGTGCGGTCGGCGCGTAGAGTGCGACTTCTCCGTCGAATCCGGCAGCGCGAAGGGCGCGAACGTCTCGCCGTGTCGACCGAGAGAGCAGTTCGTACTGCGTGCCGCCCGCCGCGAGAGCGATGCGCTCGATTCCTTCGGTGCCGACCCACGCGTCCGGTGTCCGCTCTCTGGCCGCTTTGAGTCGGGGAGCGACCGGCCGTCTCTTCTCTTCGTCGGTCAGGTAGGCGGGGTGGCCCGCGACGAGTACCTGCCAAATGCCGTCGGGAAGCCACTCGTACAGTGAGTCGTCGCCGAGCGGGTCGAACCCATCGGCCCGAACCGGCGTCGTCAGTCTGACTTCCTTCTCGCCCGCGAGTGTTTCGAGAACCTCGCGTTCGGGCATCCGGTGGCGACCCTCGTAGTCGATGGCGACGATATCCAGTGGGATATCGACCGCTCGACGCACGTCACACTCGGCGGGTTTGAGTGCGACAGCGTCCAATCCGGCTTTCGAGACCGCACGTCCGGCGGTCAGCATGCTATCACCACAAAAATTTCAGTACCGTCGCGGAACGCGATCCATCGTCTGTGCGACCATGTGAGAGCGGATAGCGCGGATGAGGCCAAAACCCTGTCGGTGACGGCGACGTTGACCACGCCAGACGGGCGTTATATACGCTCGTCGTGGCGACCCCGCCGAGTGACCCTACTATCACGATTATAGCAGACAGTGCCGCCAGTCGGTGGTTCGCGTCTCTAACCCACAGGATTGTGTATTTCACACACTTGTTTAACCGAGTGAAATCCCAGATTCTGGGGCGAACAGGGTCTGAGAACCGGTTTCGGTGATTCCCAGTTCCATGGATTCGAAAACGACTCTCCCTTTATATGTCACGTCGCTCCGACGGTTTAGATGTAAGGTGAACTAAGATGGCCGAAACCGGACAAATTCAGATGCTGGGGAACCGCATGGACTTCGACTACTCGCAAGGCGTCACGGGCTACGTGCTCGTCCTCGTCCGTGTCCTGACGGGGTACTGGTTCCTCCACGCAGGCTGGGGGAAGTTGATGGCTGCCGAACCCTTCAACGCGGCGGGCTGGATGGCGAACGCCACCGCGGGTTCGCCCGTCCACGGCTTCCTCGTGTGGGCGGCCAACACCCCGTGGATGCTGGAGTTCACGAACCTCATGATTCCGGCCGGTGAGTTCCTCATCGGTCTCGGCATCCTCGTGGGTGCCCTCACCCGCCTCGCCGCCTTCTTCGGCGGCTTCCTGATGGTGTTCTTCTACCTCGGGAACGCGGACTGGGGCCACGGCTACGTCAACGGCGACCTGTTCGGCCTCCTGATGTTCGTCATCGTCGGCACCCTCGCCGCAGGACGCATCTACGGCCTCGACGCCATCATCGAGAAGATGGAGTTCGTCCAGCAACGCCCCGTCCTCAAGTACCTCCTCGGCTGAACGGCCGAAGGCGGACGTGGGGGGGTCGTGGCGGACTCATTTTTCGACGTGCTACAGACCGAGAGCGACAGTGTCGTCGTGGCCCGGTCGGGGGCTAGAGTAGGTACGCGACCGGTCAGACAGGATAGTCGGCGTCGGGGTCGACCACACGGTCGACTTCTGGCGGGACGTTCCACTCGGTCGTGAGTTCGAGCAGTTGGACGAGCATTCGACCGGTCGCACCCCAGACGGTGTAGCCGTCGACGTGGAAGAAATGCAGTCGTATCTCACCGTACTTCGGGTGGTCGCGGAGTTCCGACTCGTAGTTCGACCGGTCGGTCAAGTCGTCGACTGCCAGCGCCGCAATCTCGGCGACTTCCCGGTGGTCGGGGTCGTACTCCCGGTCCGGGATTGTCGCGACGAACGGCGTGACACTGTAGTCCGTTATGGTGAGAATGTCGTCGAGTTGGCCGTGGAACGTGACTTCCTCGGAGCGAAGGCCAATCTCTTCGTTCGACTCGCGGAGCGCAGTCGCTCGGAGGTCCGCGTCGGCGGGTTCGCGCCCGCCGCCGGGGAAACTCATCTGACCGGGATGTTCGCCGAGGTGGTCCGCGCGCTTCGTGAACAGCACGTGCGGTCGCTCGTCGCGGAACAACACGGGGGCGATGACCGCCGCCCGCCGTCCCGCCTCGACTGTCACCGGTTCGTGTCGGGTGACGCCCGCGAGGTCCATCGTCACGATTCGTAAAGTGATGACACGACTTAGGCCTGCCCCTCTTCGGCCAATGCTGCGTCCAGTCTGTCCCTGATGTCGGTCACGTCGGCGTCTGCCCACGCTTCGAGGTCGTACGTCACGTCGAGGAGATGAGCAATCTCGTCGCTGTCGCCCGATTCGACCGCCTCGGCCGCCGCCGTCCGGAGGCGCGATTCGACCTGTTCGACGAGGTCGTTCCGCGGCACGTCGCGGACGGAAACGTCGAGAATGTGCGGCAAGTCCTCCGCCCGCGGTGGGAGTGTGGGAAACGCCATCGGGCCGACAGTGAGGAGTTCGTCTGCTTCGTCGGGGGTCTCGTAGGCGACGAGATAGTACGCGTCGAGAGCGTCCGAGACGACGTCCGCGAGTGCGTCGGCGTCTGTCTCGTGGCCCTGTTTGAACGCGAGTTCGTCGAGCGCGTGTTCGAGTTCGTCGCGAGTGAGTGCGCCGAAGAGGTCGACGATGCCGGCAAGGTCGTCGTAGGTGGACTCGCTCATCGGCCCACCTCTCCACGAACCGCGTCGATATCGGCCCGCGCCGCGGCCAGCACGTCCGCGGGCGATAGTGGTGCATCGTTCCACGCCGGAAGTCGCGTGTCGTCTCCCGGTTCGACCACGGCCTGCGCGTACGTCTCGACCTGTTCACGCTCGCCGGCCCGGTCGTAGTCGAAGTCGTTGAACGCCGCGTCGGCGGCGTACTGTTCGACGAACTGGAAGCCGGTCTCGCGGTAGCGCTCGGCGAGTGTCTCGAAGTCGGGTGTGCCGCCGTGTTCGACGACAGTTTGGAGGAGCGTTCGGCCGACAGACTCACTCATGTCCGAGAGTCCCGTTGGGCCACTGACCGCCCGGTGGTCGTGTTCGTACGCACCGAGGTCCACCTGTGCGCTGCGCTCGAATCCAGCGTGTGCAAAGGCATCGCCGAGCGTTCCGACCTCCAGTCCCCAGTCCCGAGGGGAACGCATCTGCAACGCGAGGTCACCGGTCATGGCGAACTCGCCGGCGAGCGCGTATCGGAACGATTCGAGGTAGTGGACGATTGGCGCATCCGTCTCGTCGGCGAGGGTGCGGACGAGTGGCGCGTAGAAGAGCCTGAAGAGTCGGCCGTACAGATTCCCGTCTTCGACGCGGGCGTAGTACCCCTTCGAGAAGTCGTGGCCGTGGGCGAGCGGAAACAGGAGTCGCGAGACGTACCGCTCGTCGTAGGTCTTGGTGTCCGCGTCGTGGACGACGACGTAGTCTTCGTCGGCGGCGACCCCGAGTGCAAGCCACACGTCGCGGCCCTTGCCTCGCACGCCGTCGATGCCACTCTCTTCGAGTAAGTCCGCGACGCGCGGCCCGTCGCACCACAACACGTCGAGTGGGAGGTCGAAGTCGGCTAACCAATCGACGAAGGGCACGACACGGTCGGCGGGGGCGCGAAGCGGAACGACGACACGGGCGGGCGAGAGTGACTCCAGCGTCGAGAGGACGCGCTCTGCCGCGAGGCCGGCGTACTCTCGTTCGGTCATGGGGACGACCACGGCCGCACGGTCCGTGGGGGCGTCGGGGACCGTCCCCGAGAGGTCGTGGAGCGTCGTGACCCGCTCTTGTACGTACTCCATCAGTACGGTGGTTGGACTGGGTGAGCAAAAGTGCGGCGAGAGGCGGGGTGGTCTCCCGCTCGCCTCAGTTCGGCAAGCGGCCCGCACGCTGGAAGACGACGAGTCCGGTGACGACGGCGCTCAGACCGAGGGCGAACCCGACGAACACTTGGTCGAACGTGTAACCCACGTCGGTCAAGTATCCGACTGTCCCCGACCCACTGGCCTGGAAAATCATCATCCCGAAGGAGTACACCGAGTACGCGCTGCCGCGACTCTCGTCGGGGAGCGTATCGAGCAGGTAGGCGTCGAGCGCCGGAAACAGACTGTGGATGACGTAGCCCACGATAGCCGTGACGACGAGCAACGCGAAGAGGCCAGTCGTCTGCGTGAGGACGAACACCGAGAGAACGAAGGCGACGAGGACGCCGAGGATGTAGGGGACGCGCGGCAGTCTGTCGGCGAGGCGGCCAGAGAAGAAGAACGCCGGCACGCCCGCGCCGAAGACGACGGTGAGCATGTTTCGCGCCGTCGCCGCCGGGAGGCCTTTGGTCACCATGTAGAGTTCGTAGAAGTTGAACAGGCCCTGCCAGACGAATCCGGTGAACCCGAGAATGACGACGCCGGTGAGGATGATGCGCCACTCCTTACGGACGGCGCCGATGAGGTCACGGTCCGCCGCGCCCGCGTCGGGGAGTTCGGTAGACCGCGAGGTGAAGAAGAGTGCGAGCGTGACTACGGCGGCGGCGATACCGATGCAGACGAAGACGAGTTGCCACGACGCGGAGACGAACCCGAGTTGGGCCGTCACGGAGGGGCCGACGGCGAGGACGAGGGTGACGAACGGGGCGACGCCGACGGCCGCAAGTTGGCTCGCAGTGCCGTGGATACCCATCGCGCGGCCGACGCGTTCGGGGTAGAGTTCGCTCACCAGTGGGTTGGCGGCGACGAAGTACGCACCCGAGGCGAGGCCCATCGAGGCGGCACCGACCATCAGCATCTCGATGGACTCTGCGCTCGCTGTCAGTATCGAGGCGGCGACGAGGATGACGCCGGTTCCGAGGACGACGTGGTGGCGAGGAACCCGCGTGAGAAGCCATCCCGTGGGAACGCGGAGACTGGCACTGCCAAGCCACACGAGCGTCGCGACGAATCCGACCGTCGCGCGGTTGACGTCGAAGAAGGTGATAAACTCGCCGAGGAGGGGGGCAAAGACGACACGAGCGAGATTGACGAGCAGCACCATCCCGCAGAGGGTTCCAAAGAGGCGGCCACGTGACACGCTCGAAAGCGCGCACCCCGTAGTGACAACACTTTCGAACCGAGAGACGGTTGCCGGGTCGCCGGCGGGTTTTTATGTTCGTTACACAAACGACCGTTTATGAAGACAACGCGGAAGGGCCTTCGAGACGGCGAATTGGAGAAAGATACGTACGGCCGACTGACGTGTGCGGTGTGCGGCGAGTCACTCAAGAAGAAGAACGACCCCGACGAAGTGTTCGCGCTTCGAATCTGCCCGGACTGCGGAACCGAGTGGAAAGAACTCAGATAACCCTGTAGGCCGCTCCCGCGAACGACCCGATTCGACGACAGATTGGTACCTGTCGACGAAAGCCCTCCCGGTCGGCGACCGACCTCACTCGAAGACGGAATCGAACGCCCGCGCTCCGAGTGGGTCGAACGTGCCGGCAGCGACGTTCTCTGCGACGTGTTCTGACGACGACGCACCGACTAACGCGGCAGTGACACCCGGTGCACTCCGCGAGAAGTTGAGCGCGCGCTGGGCGAACGTATCTCCCGAGAGGACGTCGTCTATCGACGACGGAATCTGCGCGGCGAGGTCACCCTGTGCGATGCTCGCGCTGGTGAAGACGTGCAAGTCGTGTTCGTGAGCGTACCACAGCGCACTCGTCGCCTCGCCGTCGTCCGTCTCGTGGGCGTCGACGGAGAACGCGTCGGCCATCACGACGTTGAACGGCAGTTGAATCGCGTCGAGTGCCGACTCCTCGTTTCCGACCGTCTCGGCCGCGCGTTCGGCCCGGCGGACGACTTCCGGGAGCGAGAGGTACGCCTCGTGGTCGGGCGCGACGCGGAACGCTTCCCACGTCGCGACGCCGTAGCGGCCGATATCGTCCGCGGCGACTCGCCGTTCGAGCACTTCGAAGGCCGCTTCGATGCGGTCGTAGACGGTCTCACGGTCGGCGATAGCCAACTGCGTCTCGGGGTTGTGGAGGTAGTAGAGGTCGATGTGGTCGAGGCCAGTCAGGTCGAGCGAGCGGTCGACCATCTCGTCGACGAACGTCGGCGCGATGGTGTGACTGCCGTGGGCGAGTTCGTCCGCCTCCGCGAGTTCCGCATCGAGAACCGTCTCGCGGATGTACTGTCCGGGATTCTCGGGGCGTGAGCGGTCGAAGGGGACGAACCCGGCTTTCGAGGCGACGACGACTGCCTCCCGGTCGATGTCCGCCTCGCGGAGTGCGTCGCCGACGACGCGTTCCGACCGACCGTGGCGGTAGTTCGATGCCGTGTCGACGAGGTTGATACCGCTCTCCAGTGCGAGGACGAGCGACTCGCGGTATCTGTCGTCTACCTCGTCGGTCGGGTCACCGAGATACGTCCCGATACCGATGCTCGAAACGACGCCGGGTCCGAATCGGCGGAAGAAGGTCCGACCGAAACTGTCGCCGAAGCGGTCACGGTAAGCCCATGTGCCCGGTCCAGTAGCCATGTCCGGGGCTAAGACACCCGGCGATTAAGGGCCACCGGTCGCGCGACGCGGAACGCGGGTCCAGAAGAGAACTGCTCAGATGTCGCCTTGAAGCGCCTCGAAGACGCGTTCGACGAGTTCGTCGCGGACGATGCCACCGCCGTTCCCGCCGTCGGTGACGGTTTCGGGGCGGAGAATCTGCCCGCCGCCCATACGAGCGTGTCCGCCCGCACTCGACCCACGGTAGTCCGTCAGTGCCGCTTCGAGGGTGCGGCCCATGTGGACTCTGTCGTCGCGAGAGCGACCCGAGAGGTAGACGTTGCCGTCGCGTTCGCCACAGACGACGGCGGCGGTGACACCTTCGAGTTGGATGAGTTCGTCCGCCGCTTGCGGAATCGCATCGACGTTCGAGAGCGTCCCGATGTCGGCGACGGCGAACGGGCCGCGCACGTCGCGTCCGGCGATTGCGCGGGCCTTCGCTTCGAGCACCTCGCGGGAGACTTCGGGGTTCGCGATGCGGTCGAGGTGGTCTTCGTTCACACCGGGGAAGAGATACCCTGCGGCGTCGAAGTCTGCCGACGAACACCCGGCGGTCAGGTGCTTGGTGTCGGTGAGGATGCCGTAGACGAGACCCGTCGCGACCTGTGAGGGGACGGTGTACGTCGAGTTCACCTCGCTCGCGTGCATGTCCGGCGGCACGGGGTTCGCCCCGAGGTCACGGAAGTACTCCGCGATGATGCTCGAACAGGCACCGTAGTCGGTTCGCACGTCCGTGAACGCCTCGCCCGTGCCGTCACCCGGATGGTGGTCGACGACTGCGTACGGGAGGACGCCCTCTGCCCCCGCAAAGCCACGTGGGGTGTTGTGGTCCACGAGGATGACCGCCTCGGCGGCGAGGTCACTCACGTGGTCGATAGCGTCTAAATCGAGGTCGAGAACGGTTCGAAACGCGCGGTTTTCCTGATGTCGAATCTGGCCGGCGAACTGAATCGTCGGTTTCGTGCCGACCTGTTCGGCGAGACACGCGACCCCGATTGCGGCGGCCATCGCGTCGGGGTCCGGGTTCGGGTGCATGAGGATAGCGACTTCGTCGACGTCTTCGAGCGCCTCGGCGAAGCGAGCGCCCATCGGGCGCTTGAACCGAATCGCCGCGTAGAGTGCGAGCGCCACGGTTCCGATGCCGACGACGATAGCCGCCGCTAATTCCGGGTGTGTGCTGACGAACGACCCCACCGACTCGAACACCTCTCCCGAGTCGAACTGTCCCACCGAACCGACCATACACAAGACGTCCAAGGGGAATGGTATGAATATTCCCCCTAATCGGTCGTTCTCAATTGACAGAACATCCGACCCCTCAATCTGTCTGGTCGAGGGAACGCTCACGAACGGTTCGCTCGAAAGGCATCGATTGCCGCCCGATAGCCCGACTGATACGTCGGGTGAATGAA is drawn from Haloferax litoreum and contains these coding sequences:
- a CDS encoding DoxX family protein produces the protein MAETGQIQMLGNRMDFDYSQGVTGYVLVLVRVLTGYWFLHAGWGKLMAAEPFNAAGWMANATAGSPVHGFLVWAANTPWMLEFTNLMIPAGEFLIGLGILVGALTRLAAFFGGFLMVFFYLGNADWGHGYVNGDLFGLLMFVIVGTLAAGRIYGLDAIIEKMEFVQQRPVLKYLLG
- a CDS encoding DUF7388 family protein — translated: MLTAGRAVSKAGLDAVALKPAECDVRRAVDIPLDIVAIDYEGRHRMPEREVLETLAGEKEVRLTTPVRADGFDPLGDDSLYEWLPDGIWQVLVAGHPAYLTDEEKRRPVAPRLKAARERTPDAWVGTEGIERIALAAGGTQYELLSRSTRRDVRALRAAGFDGEVALYAPTALTDDDDEILDAVGAYISRRRPVARALPDDAPTDSSAKGRAREVLLKAARDYALIGSVTDVRHRIDDLRDVGVDLVVGYPARGVDEFAE
- a CDS encoding MFS transporter, which encodes MVLLVNLARVVFAPLLGEFITFFDVNRATVGFVATLVWLGSASLRVPTGWLLTRVPRHHVVLGTGVILVAASILTASAESIEMLMVGAASMGLASGAYFVAANPLVSELYPERVGRAMGIHGTASQLAAVGVAPFVTLVLAVGPSVTAQLGFVSASWQLVFVCIGIAAAVVTLALFFTSRSTELPDAGAADRDLIGAVRKEWRIILTGVVILGFTGFVWQGLFNFYELYMVTKGLPAATARNMLTVVFGAGVPAFFFSGRLADRLPRVPYILGVLVAFVLSVFVLTQTTGLFALLVVTAIVGYVIHSLFPALDAYLLDTLPDESRGSAYSVYSFGMMIFQASGSGTVGYLTDVGYTFDQVFVGFALGLSAVVTGLVVFQRAGRLPN
- a CDS encoding HVO_0758 family zinc finger protein, whose protein sequence is MKTTRKGLRDGELEKDTYGRLTCAVCGESLKKKNDPDEVFALRICPDCGTEWKELR
- a CDS encoding DHH family phosphoesterase, producing the protein MVGSVGQFDSGEVFESVGSFVSTHPELAAAIVVGIGTVALALYAAIRFKRPMGARFAEALEDVDEVAILMHPNPDPDAMAAAIGVACLAEQVGTKPTIQFAGQIRHQENRAFRTVLDLDLDAIDHVSDLAAEAVILVDHNTPRGFAGAEGVLPYAVVDHHPGDGTGEAFTDVRTDYGACSSIIAEYFRDLGANPVPPDMHASEVNSTYTVPSQVATGLVYGILTDTKHLTAGCSSADFDAAGYLFPGVNEDHLDRIANPEVSREVLEAKARAIAGRDVRGPFAVADIGTLSNVDAIPQAADELIQLEGVTAAVVCGERDGNVYLSGRSRDDRVHMGRTLEAALTDYRGSSAGGHARMGGGQILRPETVTDGGNGGGIVRDELVERVFEALQGDI
- a CDS encoding NAD(P)/FAD-dependent oxidoreductase; translated protein: MQSPERVAVVGAGAVGLTVAADLAANGARVTLFERDTPGAGMTGRAAGICYDAYAEDIDVSVADRAMARFRSLSGDRAFVFHETPYVFLARTGDDASASALREAVERMQVHGRDVSTVTADELGERFPIQTDDVTLAGVAENAGWADPGAYVDLFVERCEDAGVEFRLGDAVSVRADPPGVAIDDVVTARFDAVVVAAGVHSRRLLADAGYPIALKPYRVQALVGECEYDGPTVYDATNESYLRPHPAGVLAGDGVEPVEADPMDWDATADDWFVRESLTATSHRTKTEPTVERAWAGLCGATPDRNPLVGAVADGLYVAAGWHGHGFMWAPAIGELLGDAVLGTADEPLPQQFDPRRFDGDESFAVVDGMTLDGDGESREK
- a CDS encoding NUDIX hydrolase, with translation MDLAGVTRHEPVTVEAGRRAAVIAPVLFRDERPHVLFTKRADHLGEHPGQMSFPGGGREPADADLRATALRESNEEIGLRSEEVTFHGQLDDILTITDYSVTPFVATIPDREYDPDHREVAEIAALAVDDLTDRSNYESELRDHPKYGEIRLHFFHVDGYTVWGATGRMLVQLLELTTEWNVPPEVDRVVDPDADYPV
- a CDS encoding aldo/keto reductase; translation: MATGPGTWAYRDRFGDSFGRTFFRRFGPGVVSSIGIGTYLGDPTDEVDDRYRESLVLALESGINLVDTASNYRHGRSERVVGDALREADIDREAVVVASKAGFVPFDRSRPENPGQYIRETVLDAELAEADELAHGSHTIAPTFVDEMVDRSLDLTGLDHIDLYYLHNPETQLAIADRETVYDRIEAAFEVLERRVAADDIGRYGVATWEAFRVAPDHEAYLSLPEVVRRAERAAETVGNEESALDAIQLPFNVVMADAFSVDAHETDDGEATSALWYAHEHDLHVFTSASIAQGDLAAQIPSSIDDVLSGDTFAQRALNFSRSAPGVTAALVGASSSEHVAENVAAGTFDPLGARAFDSVFE
- a CDS encoding glycosyl transferase family 2, translated to MEYVQERVTTLHDLSGTVPDAPTDRAAVVVPMTEREYAGLAAERVLSTLESLSPARVVVPLRAPADRVVPFVDWLADFDLPLDVLWCDGPRVADLLEESGIDGVRGKGRDVWLALGVAADEDYVVVHDADTKTYDERYVSRLLFPLAHGHDFSKGYYARVEDGNLYGRLFRLFYAPLVRTLADETDAPIVHYLESFRYALAGEFAMTGDLALQMRSPRDWGLEVGTLGDAFAHAGFERSAQVDLGAYEHDHRAVSGPTGLSDMSESVGRTLLQTVVEHGGTPDFETLAERYRETGFQFVEQYAADAAFNDFDYDRAGEREQVETYAQAVVEPGDDTRLPAWNDAPLSPADVLAAARADIDAVRGEVGR
- a CDS encoding DUF7109 family protein yields the protein MSESTYDDLAGIVDLFGALTRDELEHALDELAFKQGHETDADALADVVSDALDAYYLVAYETPDEADELLTVGPMAFPTLPPRAEDLPHILDVSVRDVPRNDLVEQVESRLRTAAAEAVESGDSDEIAHLLDVTYDLEAWADADVTDIRDRLDAALAEEGQA